CTCCCCCTCCTGCATCAGATAGCGGCGGTTGCGAAGCCCCGTGAGCGAATCAGTGACCGAGATGCTCTCCAACTCGCCGATGGTCTCGCGCAACGTCTCGCCCAGGGTGCAAAACGAATCGTGCAGTCGCGAGACCTCGTCTGGCGCACCCTGCATCTTTTTCGGCAGGCAGCTTGCGGCGTACTCGCCTTCGCGCATGGACTCGGAGAAATCCACCAGCCGCTCGATGGGCCGTTCGATGGAGCGCGCGAGCCGGATGAGCAGCGGCGTGAGCAAAAGGATGGTCAAAAGTCCCGCGCCCATGGCCACGGCAACGGCCGTCCTGGCGCCGCCCATGACTTCGCTTTCGGGAATCTCGCCCACAAGTATCCACGGCTTGACCGTGAGCGGCGCATACGCGCCCACAACTCGCTTTCCGGCGTGGTTGCGGTATGGGCCGTGCATCTCCACGCCCCTGGCCACGGCACCGAGTATGGGTGTGTTCAGCGGTGAAAGCAGCGGCGGCGCATTGGCGCCCTGCGAGGCGGGGCCATTGCCAGAAAGCTCGGTCAGGAGGCTTCCGTCGCCGGTGACGAGAAAGGACTCGCCCGTCTTGCCGAGACGCATGCGCGACAAAAGGCTGCTGACCGTGGTCATGCGCACGGGCGTCACGATCACGCCCTGAAATACCCCCTGGTTGTCGAACACCGGCGCGGAGAACATGATGATGGGCTGGTCCGAGACACGGCCGATGAGCACGTCCGAAATGAACGGCCTGCCTTCGCGCCCCTCCTTGAAATAGGCGCGGTCCGAGACGTCGAGCCCAGGCGAGGCGGCCGTATCCATGCGCGTGCGGCCGTCGGGCCCGACGAATATAACGCCGGAAACGTCGACCCTGGTGCTCGCGAAGGCGGCGAAGGCCTCCATCATGGCCTCCATGTCCACGCGCCGCACGGCCGGGAGCGAGGCCACGAGCATCGCATCCTGCAGGCGGGAGCGCATCCAGCGGTCGATGACGGCCGCCTGAACCGTCAGGCGCTCCTCGATCTCGGCTTCCTTGTCGTCGATGATCCCGGTGCGCATGAAAAACACGAAGACGAGCAATGAAATGGCGATGGGCAGCGCCACCAGAAGCAGGGAATAGGCCCGGATGCGGCCGTGAATGGTGGACAGGGACTTCAGCAACATGTGTATGCGTAAGCGGCGACGGCGGCGCACGGCGTGTCGGCGCCCAACCGCCCGGCGCTCCCCCCTCGTCGCGTCGGCGTCATTTGGACGCCCTTCCCATACCCATGCCGGGAGTGCGGGGCAAGGGAAAATACGTCAATCACTTTCAGCCGCCCAGGGCGGGATTCGCCCTCTAACCACAAACGCCTCCCGGCCCGCCCCGGCGATCAGACGCTCACGCCCGCGCGCATGGAGGCCGTCTCCTCGCATTCCTCGTCGGGCAGCCCTTCGCGGCTCAAGGGCAGTTCGATGACGAAGACCGTGCCCGGCCCGGGCTTGGTGTGCTCCGAGGGGCCGTTGCCCAGGTATTCCACAGGCGCGGGCGAAACGGCGGAGATGCGGCCCTGGTGGTCCTTGATGACGCCGAACGAAATGGACAGGCCAAGGCCGGTTCCCTTGCCCACCTGCTTGGTGGTGAAGAAGGGGTCGAAAATCTTCTTCAGATTCTCCTGGCTGATGCCCGCCCCGGTGTCCGCGAAAAAGAGGACCACACGCCTGCGATGGCGGCAGAGCTTGGAACGGATGAATATCGCCCCGTCCTGGCCGATGGAGTCGAAGGCGTTGTTCACCAGATTCAGCCACACAGACTTGAGCTTTTCCTTGTCGCCCCAGATGGGCGGGATGGTCGGGTCGAGGTCGGTTTCGATCTCCACGCGCTCCTGGCGGAAGATGGTGCGCACCAGCGAGACGACCTCCTCGATGGACTCGTTGAGGTCCATCTCCCGGATGACGTTGGCGGACTGGCGGGAGAAGCCCAGGAGGTCGGCCACGATTTTCTTGCAGACCTTGGTTTGCTTCTCGATGATGGCCACGTCCTCGCGCGGCTGCGAGCCCTCGGGCAGGTCTTCCAGCAGCATCTGGGCATAGCCCAGGATGATGCCCAGCGGGGTGTTGATCTCGTGCGCCACGCCGCCCGCGAGCCTGCCCAAATCCTCCATCTTCTGCGACTGGATGAGTTGGTCCTGGTAGTTCTTCAGGGCCGAGATGTCGCGCGCGGTCATGAGCAGACCGATGATCCTCCCCCCGCTGTCCGTGACCGGCACCTTGACCACGTGGAACCAGCGCTTGCTGGTCTCGTGATCGACCATGATCTCCTTGGATACGGGCCTGCCGGTTTCCAGCAGGGAGGCGTCCTCGGCCGCGTTGACCTCCGCGCCCTGAATGGCGAACAGCGCGGGGTCGGCCCGGCCGATGACGTCCTGGTCGCGGCAGCCGAAGTAGCGGCGAAACGCCTTGTTCACGGCGCGGTACGCCCCCTTCTCGTCTTGCAGGCTGACCAGATCGGGGGTGACGTCGAAAATGGTGCGCAAAAGCTGCTGCTGTCGCGCCAGATCTGTCTGGGCGCTCTTGAGTTCGCGGATATGGTCGCGCAGCGACACGGCCATGACGTCGAAGGCCTCGGCCAGATCCTGGATCTCGTCGCCCCGGTTCTGGCGATAAACCCGGCAATCCAGGCAACTGTCGAGCTTGGCCGGAAACTCGGCTTCGCCGCAATTCTCGCAGAGCGTCCCGGCCAAGTGCCAGCAGCGGCGCGAACGGTCGCCGTAGGCCGGGCAATCAGTGCGGTCGCAATCCATTATCTCCCAGCAGGCCTCGGCCAGACGCGGCCCGGCGTGCACGTCGAGATTGCCGTGCATGATCTCCTCGGCGGACTCGCGCAGGACCGCGATGCGTCGGGTCACGGTGCGCGCGAAGAGCGAGCCAAGCCCAACGGCCAAAACGGCCACCAGTCCCACGGCCACGACGATGGCCAAGGCCAGTTCGCGCCGCGCGGCCTGCACCGAGGTCTGCGAAAGGCCCACGCGGGCCACGCCCAGAAGATTGCCGCCCAGGCTCACGGGCGCGGCGAAGTCGTAGATGAGCTCCGTGCCCGTGTCGAGCAGCCGCGCCGAGGTACGGCGCGCGCCCGGCTCCATGGGCGCGGCCGGATCGGGTGGCAGGTTGATGCGCAACAGTTCGATGGGGAAACCACCCGAAAAGGAGTGGGCCATGACCTGATCCTGGGGATCGATCACAAAGGCGTAGATGATGTCCGCGCCCGTGTTCACGGTCTCGTCAACCATGTTCTTCAGGCGCAAAAAATCCACGGCCAGCAGCGGATCGACCGAGCGCGCGGCCAGACTCATGGCCAGCGACTCGGCCCGACGCTTGGCCTCGTCGGTCAGGGCCTCACCCGCGATGGCCGTGGTCAGGAGCATGGCCGCAAGGCCCGTTGCGGCCAGGAGGCTGCCGATGACCAGGTACATCTTGGCCGCGAAGGGCAGACGCTCCAAGGCATGGCGCAGGGCGATGGCCGGGTTTTTCACGGCGCGACCTCGCCCTCGGCCGCGAGCCGTGCGACGAGTTCGCGCACCGGGTCGAAATCGGCGTCCACGGCCGCGTGAATGGCCTCGAAGCGGGCCGCGTCCAAAATCTCGCGATGCCCCGGATTGTCGCGGTCCAGGGACAAGAGCGCCTTCTTCACGTCCATGAGGATCTCGGGGTTCAACCCCCGACGCGCGGCGAAGAGCCAGTTGGGATACTCGCGCGTGACGGCCAGGACGCGGATTTGCCCCATGTCGATGCGATCCGCCAGCAAGGCGCGGGTACCGTCGCGCACCGTGCCCACGTCATACTTGCCGGAAAGTACGCCGAGCACGACCTTCTCCTGCTTGCCGCCGGGACCGGGCGCGAAAGCCACCTCGGCGAAGTCGCGCTTGCGCAGGCCGTTCTCCAGGAAGTGGCCGAGCGGGAAAAGGTAGCCGCCGGCCGAGGACGGGTCCACGGCGATCCAGCGCTTGCCGCGCACGTCGTCCAGGGTGCGGATGGTCTTGTTGTCGGCGCGCACCAGTATCTCGCCCCAGAATCCGCCGTCCTCCTCGCTGCCCACGATGCGCGCGAAGGCCTGCGCGCCGTAGCGCTCGTTGATCTGCACGTAGACGAAGGGGTTGACGAAAGAGATGTCGATGGCTCCGTCGCCGACCATCTTGATGTGGTCCTCGAAAGTGTCGGGATAGACCTGCCGGATGGACAGCCCCGTTTCCTTGCGCAGATAGTCCACGAGCTTGTGGTGGCGTTCGTAGGACGCGGTGTGGGAATATTGGGGCAGGTAGGCGTAGGTTATGCCGCGCGTGGCCTCGGCCACGGTCACGTCCACGCGGCGGTCGAAGTCGATGTACACCGCGTCTTCGTCTCCCCCGAGGGCGCCCACCAGGATGGCCAGGGCCAGGGCTGCGAAAAGGGCCAGGATAGGCGCGAGCAGAAGCGCCAGACGACCCGTCTCGCCCCTGGCCTGGTCCGAGGCCCGCCGAACGCGGCGGGGCTCGGCGCGCCCGGACTCATCCGGCTTCCTCTCTCTCGCGGGCTCGCCGTGGTGGTCGTCGTTCTCTGGGGCGTTCATGATTGTTTCGACAATATACCAGTCGAACCGGCCGCGCCAGTCCCGAGGAGCGCTCGTGCGTTCCATCACGAGCCCACGAACGAGGGGGGAGCGAAAAAGGACGGAGGTTTTTTCTCGGGACGGTGTTGACAAAGGGCAGTGCCGTACCTATACGACGATGCGTCGCCTTGTTGGCACTCGACGACGATGAGTGCCAATACCAACAACTACTCAACGACACCACAAGACGGAGGAAGTACATGAAGCTCAAACCCTTGCACGATCGTGTCCTGGTCAAGCGCCTCGAAGAAGAGGAAAAGACCGCTGGCGGCATCATCATCCCCGATTCCGCGAAGGAAAAGCCCATCAAGGGCGAAGTCGTGGCCGCCGGTCCCGGCAAGGTCAGCGCCGAGGGCAAGAAGATCGAGATGTCCGTGAAGAAGGGCGACAAGGTGCTCTTCAACAAGTACGCGGGCACCGAGGTCAAGATCGACGGCGTCGAGTACCTCGTCATGCGCGAGGACGACATCCTGGCGATCCTGGACTAACGGTCCCTCGACAACCCAGCGAACATTTCCAGACCGGCACTTCCCAAGGAGGAATACAACATGCCCGCAAAAGAAATTCTTTTTGACACCAAGGCCCGTGAGAAGCTCAAGAGGGGCGTGGACAAGTTGGCCAACGCCGTGAAGGTGACCCTCGGACCCAAGGGCCGCAACGTGGTCATCGAGAAGAGCTTCGGCTCCCCGACCATCACCAAGGACGGCGTGACCGTGGCCAAGGAGATCGAGCTCGACGACAAGTTCGAGAACATGGGCGCCCAGATGGTCAAGGAAGTCGCCTCCAAGACCTCCGACATCGCCGGCGACGGCACCACCACGGCCACCATCCTGGCCCAGGCCATCTTCAACGACGGCGTGAAGCTCGTGGCCGCCGGCCGCAACCCCATGGCCATCAAGCGCGGCATCGACAAGGCCGTTGAGAAGATCGTGGAAGAGCTGGGCAAGCTGGCCAAGCCCACCCGCGACCAGAAGGAAATCGCCCAGGTCGGCACCATTTCCGCCAACAACGACGCCACCATCGGCAACATCATCGCCGACGCCATGGCCAAGGTCGGCAAGGAAGGCGTGATCACGGTCGAGGAGGCCAAGGGCCTGGAGACCACCCTGGACGTCGTCGAGGGCATGCAGTTCGACCGCGGCTACCTCTCCCCCTACTTCGTGACCGATCCCGAAAAGATGGTCTGCGAGATGGAAGAGCCGCTCATCCTCATCAACGAGAAGAAGATCTCCAACATGAAGGACATGCTCCCGGTGCTGGAGCAGGTCGCCAAGATGGGCCGTCCGCTGGTCATCATCGCCGAGGACGTCGAGGGCGAGGCCCTGGCCACCCTGGTGGTCAACAAGCTGCGCGGCACCCTGCAGGCCGTGGCCGTCAAGGCCCCCGGCTTTGGCGAGCGCCGCAAGGCCATGCTCCAGGACATCGCCATCCTGACCGGCGGTCAGGTGGTGTCCGAGGACGTGGGCGTGAAGCTTGAGAACGTGACCCTGAGCACCCTGGGCAAGGCCAAGCGCGTGACCATCGACAAGGAGAACACCACCATCGTCGACGGCGCGGGCAAGTCCGATGACATCAAGGGCCGCGTCGCCCAGATCCGCCGCGAGGCCGACGAGACCTCCTCCGACTACGACCGCGAGAAGCTCCAGGAGCGCCTGGCCAAGCTGGTCGGCGGCGTTGCCGTGATCAATGTCGGCGCGGCCACCGAGACCGAGATGAAGGAGAAGAAGGCCCGCGTCGAGGACGCCCTGAACGCCACCCGCGCGGCCGTCGAGGAAGGCATCGTGCCCGGAGGCGGCGTGGCCCTGGTGCGCTGCTCCAAGGCCCTGGACAAGGTCAAGGGCGCCGACGACGACGAGACCGCCGGCATCGAGCTGGTCCGCCGCGCCATCACCGAGCCGCTGCGCCAGATCGCCAACAACGCGGGCGAGGAAGGCTCCATCATCGTGGAGAAGGTCAAGGAGTCCAAGGATTCCGTCGGCTTCAACGCCGCTTCCTGCGAGTACGAGGACCTGATCAAGGCCGGCGTCATCGACCCCAAGAAGGTGACCCGCATCGCCCTGCAGAACGCCGCTTCCGTGGCCGGTCTGCTGCTGACCACCGAGGCCGCCATCGCCGAGAAGCCCGAGCCCAAGAAGGACGCCCCCATGCCCGGCGGCATGGGTGGCATGGGCGGCATGGGCGGCATGTACTAGACCGCTTCCGCGCTTACACCCGCATCATGACGGCCGGGGCTCCTCTGGGGCCCCGGCCTTTTTTCGGCAGGCTGCTGAAAAAATCCCCTCTGCGGCGTTGCCGCGAAAAAGGAACACCCCGAGCTTCAAATCCTCAGTTGGGATGTGTAGTTACATGGTTTAAAAGACTTTTCACCTTAGACAGGATTTGCCGATCGAGTTCCATTTTGGGCAGGGTTTGCTGGTCTTTCCCACATGAAGCCGCACATGATGGTTCGGGGAATCGGCATTGTACATTTGCCATGCCTGCCGGGAGGCTTCCAGCACCTCGGCGGCATGACGATAGTATCCAGGGAGGCGCTGAATGCCTGAGGCAGCCCCAGGAAGGCGGCGAGGCTTTGGGCACAGGCAAATATAGTGATCGCGGACATCCGCTTGTGTTTGAAGGGGGTTCCGGCAAGCTGCCGGAACCCCCTGAAACATTGCGGAGGAATCAGGGGCTGAGACGCGGTTAGCTCGCGTCGGTCATCATGATCGCCCGGCCAAGAGGCACGAGGCTGGCGTAGAAGGGGTGATCCGTGTTTTGCTCCACCCGGGTCAGGAATTCATCGAACCAAGCCTTCACATGCCGCGCCGCGAAAAGGGCACGAGCCTCGCGGGCTCGTGCCGCAGCTTCGGCATCGTTGCGCGTCTCGGCCTCGATCTCGCGATACACAAGCCAAGCCATGAATTCGAGTTCGGCCACGACGTGGTCGGGCGGGTTGTGGAAGTCATCGGCCAGATCCATGCCCAGTTCCTGATACATGCGTCTGGCATCCATCGTCGAAGGCCCCATTACGCGGCCTTCGCTTTCGAGATAAACCGAGCCGAACGGTGGCGCGGGCAGGCTGAACGGCCCCACGAAAAGCCGTGAATACTCTATCCGTGCTTCGGCCATGTCCGCTTCGTCTGGAGCGGCCCCGGCCGCCCTGGCGGCCAGCCGTGCGGCCTCTGGAGCCAGAGACGAGAGCGACTCGACGAGCGAGCTCAGGCGCGCGGCCAGTTCGGGCGTCGGGATGTCGAAACACGCGGCCAGGGTGGAGAAGGCCTCGACGAGGACTGGCCTGGCGTCGTTCTTTCCGGTGTCGGTCATGTGGTGCTCCTTTCTGCCTTCCTTCGGCCCTGTCCGCCCTGCGAGAGGGCCTGGTCCGGGGGGCGTGATCCCGGACCAGACCCGACGGAGGATGCGGCGTCCCTGGCGTGGTCGGACACCGCGGCTCCCGGCTCCGGACGGAGCCGGAGGAACGAGGCTACTCCGGCGCCGCCTCCAGGTTCAGGTAGCGGACGGCGAAGGTGTATATCAGAAGCGTCAGCGCCAGGGCCAGAAGGACCGTGCCGATCTCGTAGATGCTCGGCCAGTAGCTGACGAACGGGGGCCTGTTCTCGGCCATCTGCCCGATGGGCGCGATCTGGCCGGCGAGCAGAAGCTCCATGCGGCTGGCGAACATACCCACGAGGACCATGAGCGAGGCCACGGCCTTGGCGCTCATCGACAGACGCAGCGACTTTCTGGCCATCATCAACATGGGGATGACGATGCCGATCCACAGTTCGATCTGGAAGAGCGGCGTCGCGGCCAGGTACTGGAAGCCCAGGAATTCAGGTTCGGTGGTCAGGAAGCTGATCTTGGTGCGCAGCAGCAGGACGAAGAGACAGGCGGCCAAGGTCCAGCCCAGAATCTTCCCCAACTCGTCCATGAGGGATTCATGGCCGCTGTCGGCAACCTTGCAGCGCATGCAGTGGATCATGCTGGCCAGGATGATGGCCGCAAGACCGCTGGCGATGGCCGTGACCAGGAAGTACAGCGACACGAACTGGCCGAAGAATGCCAGCCGCGCCTCGACCACGCCGAAGACCACGCCAAGGGCCGTGAACGAGGTCAGTGCGAGCAAAAGCGCGCCCAGCGCTGCGGAGTACGCGCCCTGGGTGTGCCACTCGCCCTTGTTGATGATGTAGAATTTGGAGACGACCAGCACCAGGTAGAAGGTGTAGAGCATGCCCATCCACCAGATCGGCGAGGTCAGGTTGGGCGAGAGGAAGATGTTGACCATGTTTAGCAGGGTCGTCCAGGGGCCGAGGTCCAGCCCCTTGCACATCAGGCCGGTGACGAGCGTTGCGCCGGCGAGCAGCGAGGCCCGCTTGGCGATGGGGTAATAGCGCTTGAGCCCGAAGACCGTGGGCAGCGACGAGAGGAACGTAAGCCCCGCCGCGGTCAGCCCGAAGAAGAGGTATCCGGCCATGGGCAGCGTCCAGAAGGTGACGTCGTTGGCGTTGTACACGCCCACGCCCCCGATGATGACGGTGAGGGCGCTGTAGAGGCCGAACGCCAGGGCCACCCCGAGCGCGGCGAGCCACAGCACGCCGATTCCCGATCTGTTCATTACAGACCTCCCTTGGATCTTTCGTAGGTGCCGGCATTGAACGACCTGATGTAGTAGACCTTGGGCCTGGTGCCCAGGTCCTCGCGCAGGCGTTCAGCCTTGTAGTTGCCGAGCAGTTCGTTGACCTTGCTGTTCGGATCGTCCAGGTCGCCGAAGATGCGCGCGTCCGCCGGGCAGGCCTCGACGCAGTAGGGCAAAAGCCCCTCCACGACCCTGTGGTGGCAAAAAGTGCACTTCTCGACCACGCCGGTGGGCCGCACGGGACGGTACTTGCCGCGCTCCATGTTGGCCCAGGGCACGCCGGTGGTGCCGAGTTTGGCGTTCAGTTCACTCGCCGAGGACGTGCAGCCGGGAATGAGCGGCTGCTCCTTCTCCCAGTCGCCGAAGGGCTTGCGCCAGTTGTACTTCACGACGCCGTAAGGACAGTTCGCCTGACAGTAGCGGCAGCCGATGCACTTCGTGGGGTCGTGCATGGTGATGCCGCCGTCTGTCTTATGCAGGGCCCGCGTCGGGCAACCGCGCACGCAGGGCGCGTTCTCGCAGTGGTTGCACAAGGTCGGCCGGTAGAAGAAGCGAACGTTGGGATAGGTACCCAGCGTCTCGGTCCGTTTGTACGACCAGTTGATGCCCTGCGGCAGATTGTTCTCGTTCTTGCAGGCCACGATGCATCCGCCGCAGCCCGTGCACCTGTGCAGGTCAATGACCATCGCATAGTTTGGCATGTCTCATCACCCCCTGATCTTCTCGACCTTGAGCCGCGCCAAGCCATAGAACACGGACGCACCGCTCAACCGGTCATAGTCGGCCGGGATCAGGTCGTTGTTGTTGCCGCCGAGCGGAGTCTTGCCGAAGACCTTGGAGGCCAGCCTGCCGTAGGCCCAGTGTCCAAGTCCGTAACACTTGGAGATGGTGCCGGGGCGCACGCCCTCCCAGAGCTTGGCCGTGCACTCGATGGAGCCGACAGGGGAAGTCAGGCGGATGCGGTCGCCGTCTTTCAGCCCCAGCCTTCTGCCCTCTGCGGGATTGAACTTGGCCACGTCCTGGTACTGCTCGTCGCCGGGGTCCAGGTCCTTCAGCTCATGATACCAGGAGCAGTTGGCGCTTCTGCCCTCGCGATTCAGGCGCGACTTGTAGTCCACGAGCACGAAGGGGTACTCGTTCGGGTCGCCCAGGACGTAGGGCTCCTCGTAATGCGGCAGGAAGGCCATGTCTCCGCGCGCCTGGTACTTGCAGACCTCGAGCACGCGGTCGATGCTCACGCCGTGCTTCTCGGCATGGCTTGCCAGGGCTTCCTTCAGCGTCTCGGAATAGAATTCGAACATACCGGTCTTGGTCTTCATCTTGCCCCAGCGGGCCCGGAACTTGTACGGATCGGAGTTCCAGACGCCCGCCTTGCAAAAGTCCTCCCAGCCGTTGAAGCGGTCGCCGCCCTTGTACTTGGCGGGGTCCCAGTAATTCTGTGTCATCAGTTTGGTGCAGTAGAGGGAGAATTCCTGTTCGTTCGTGGGGCTCTTTCCAGTCTCGGGATCCTTGATCTGCTCGATGAAATAGCGCTGCAGATAATCGAATCCCTTGGCCGCGAGCTTTTCGGCGATGAGCCAGGGAATCTCGGTCTCATCGGCCTTATAGTCCCACACGCGGTCCACGATGGGCTGCATGAGGGTGCAGTGCCCCCATCCGCCGGCCGAAACATTCACGAAGCCCCATCGCTCCATCATGCTGTGCGTGTCGGGCAGCAGGATGTCCGCGAACCAGGAGAACTCCGAGGCGTTGGTCGTGATGTGGGCCAGGAAGGGAATCTTGGTCAGCGCCCGCTCCCACCGTTCGCCCTGAGGCGAGGAGAAGGGGAAGTTGTTCCAATAGGCGATACAGACCTTGATGTCGTAAGGGTCACTGTTAAGGATGCCGTCGGCCGTGTTGTTGGTCACCACGCCGCCGCCGGATTTGCCGCCGTTGAGCGACGGTAGTTCGAGCCTGCCGCGCTGGTCGATCTTCTCGTTTTTCAGGCCGACCTTGGCTGCGTCGTCATAATATTCCTTGGGATCGGGAATGCCCTGGTTGAAGGATTTGCTGTAGGCCAGCGCGCCGCCCACGTTGTCGCAGGCGCCGACAAG
The sequence above is a segment of the Alkalidesulfovibrio alkalitolerans DSM 16529 genome. Coding sequences within it:
- a CDS encoding molybdopterin-dependent oxidoreductase, with product MSEAKVNMHGAHGAEGSGGVSRRGFLKGAALAAAAGACGAPVLRALSATAASPLAPQGEWRPATCQGCTSWCSKEVYVVNGRGVKIRGNARSKVNGSASCPKAHLALQQVYDPDRIKTPMKRTNPNKGRNEDPKFVPITWDEAIETIADKLMELRAANETHKYMLIRGRYTNLNAVLYDRMTKILGSPNNISHSSICAEAEKFGPYYTEGIWGYRQYDILNTRYILCWGADPLSSNRAVSASLRDWGDVLDRAKVAVVEPRLSATAAKADEWLPVIPGGDGAAAVAMAHVILTEGLWFREFVGDFTDGENRFKLGQWVDPESFEEKYTHGLVTWWNMELKDKTPEWAEPLCGIPAEQIRRVAVEFASAAPHVMSWVGGGPCMQVRGAYASMACHALNGLVGACDNVGGALAYSKSFNQGIPDPKEYYDDAAKVGLKNEKIDQRGRLELPSLNGGKSGGGVVTNNTADGILNSDPYDIKVCIAYWNNFPFSSPQGERWERALTKIPFLAHITTNASEFSWFADILLPDTHSMMERWGFVNVSAGGWGHCTLMQPIVDRVWDYKADETEIPWLIAEKLAAKGFDYLQRYFIEQIKDPETGKSPTNEQEFSLYCTKLMTQNYWDPAKYKGGDRFNGWEDFCKAGVWNSDPYKFRARWGKMKTKTGMFEFYSETLKEALASHAEKHGVSIDRVLEVCKYQARGDMAFLPHYEEPYVLGDPNEYPFVLVDYKSRLNREGRSANCSWYHELKDLDPGDEQYQDVAKFNPAEGRRLGLKDGDRIRLTSPVGSIECTAKLWEGVRPGTISKCYGLGHWAYGRLASKVFGKTPLGGNNNDLIPADYDRLSGASVFYGLARLKVEKIRG